In Microbacterium sp. 1.5R, the following are encoded in one genomic region:
- a CDS encoding WXG100 family type VII secretion target: MGAAVEVDFDQMQTMIDVLLGSLSDLRAEGAALDSASPLMLAGWDGEAADAYESRHAQWQADHAYSLDA; encoded by the coding sequence GTGGGGGCAGCAGTCGAGGTCGATTTCGACCAGATGCAGACCATGATCGATGTCCTGCTCGGGTCGCTTTCCGATCTGCGGGCCGAGGGTGCCGCTCTCGACAGCGCTTCGCCGCTGATGCTCGCAGGTTGGGACGGCGAAGCCGCAGACGCCTACGAGAGTCGGCACGCCCAGTGGCAAGCGGACCATGCCTACAGTCTCGACGCATGA
- a CDS encoding DUF2510 domain-containing protein, which yields MSGGGPVAPGRYDVHRRTQRWWDGRQWTENVIHHGRPITATALRTATTRMQWTWVGVGVVAWAAFLVFAFAFGPSAAFALALLPVAGTPAIVAAAITGSRLIVAVPPTPGGPVASR from the coding sequence ATGAGCGGCGGCGGACCCGTTGCACCGGGCCGGTACGACGTCCATCGACGCACCCAGAGGTGGTGGGACGGTCGCCAATGGACGGAGAACGTCATCCATCACGGGCGACCGATCACGGCCACGGCACTTCGCACAGCGACGACCAGGATGCAGTGGACGTGGGTCGGAGTCGGCGTGGTCGCCTGGGCGGCGTTCCTGGTCTTCGCGTTCGCCTTCGGTCCGAGCGCGGCGTTCGCGCTCGCCCTGCTGCCGGTCGCCGGCACGCCGGCGATCGTCGCCGCCGCGATCACCGGGTCGCGCCTGATCGTGGCTGTTCCCCCCACCCCCGGTGGCCCGGTCGCCTCCCGATGA
- a CDS encoding DeoR/GlpR family DNA-binding transcription regulator, translated as MEATPSPKRRLPAGRKADLAAYVEQVGEVTVGGLAEHFHVSIDTIRRDLDQLDREGVVIRTHGGAVSAEGQLKDRALDVRLRLQTEEKETIARLAAGLIDDGAVVMLNAGTTTLALARALRNHRDLTIATNNLRIPAEISPSAFRDLYVFGGAVRAITQATTGPVAFMMTPGGPEVDIRCDLALIAVGAIDEAGFSTSNMGDANMMAEMIQRAERTAILADSSKFGRRLFAQVTTLDRADYLVTDSSPAPAFAAALAQAEVEVISPSA; from the coding sequence ATGGAAGCAACTCCGTCGCCCAAGCGTCGACTCCCCGCCGGCCGCAAAGCCGACCTCGCCGCCTACGTCGAACAGGTCGGCGAAGTGACCGTCGGAGGTCTCGCAGAGCACTTCCACGTCTCGATCGACACGATCCGTCGGGACCTCGATCAGCTCGACCGAGAGGGCGTCGTCATCCGCACCCACGGCGGAGCGGTCAGCGCCGAGGGGCAGCTCAAGGACCGGGCGCTCGACGTCCGTCTCCGGCTGCAGACGGAGGAGAAGGAGACGATTGCGCGTCTCGCGGCGGGACTCATCGACGACGGAGCGGTCGTGATGCTCAACGCCGGAACGACGACGCTGGCTCTCGCTCGGGCGCTTCGCAACCATCGCGACCTGACGATCGCCACGAACAACCTGCGGATCCCCGCGGAGATCTCGCCCTCCGCCTTCCGCGACCTCTACGTGTTCGGCGGGGCCGTGCGGGCGATCACCCAGGCCACCACCGGACCCGTCGCGTTCATGATGACCCCGGGCGGCCCGGAAGTGGACATCCGCTGCGATCTGGCACTGATCGCCGTGGGCGCCATCGACGAGGCCGGGTTCTCGACGTCGAACATGGGGGACGCGAACATGATGGCCGAGATGATCCAGCGGGCCGAGCGCACCGCGATCCTTGCCGACTCGTCGAAGTTCGGCCGACGACTGTTCGCTCAGGTCACCACGCTCGACCGAGCCGACTACCTGGTGACGGATTCGTCCCCGGCGCCGGCCTTCGCCGCCGCTCTCGCGCAGGCAGAGGTCGAGGTCATCAGCCCCTCAGCCTGA
- a CDS encoding ABC transporter substrate-binding protein yields MITVGRGRRILKLAGAATAAVTVLAVAGCAAGDSGTDGGDGGDVTIEFAQWWEPELPDGEFRALIDEFEDANPGVTVKLVSGPYASTKEQLFAGAASGTMPDVVGLDGAWVNDFASQGVIADLTALMEEYDYDDSELASQIQVDDSTYMIPVVNFVYPMFTNDTLLADAGVTAPPATRTEFADAASKVSALGGDVSGWVLPLSLEAPNGVQNDVMSWVWASGGSMLEDGQPDLTNDDVTSAVDFIGGMWDDGSIASGSFTMKEQDKVEEFTNGRVGMMIDSLAHINLIRETNPDLKFSISALPAEDGYDGERGIPYASWGIGVAENSEHKEAAFKLVEFLMSEQTNSELSTMANAFPGNSKSVPGFVEDDELFKTAFEIYQAGYPANEFTGLPVAEELMRQLGEQLQSAFDGQQSIDDALKKAQDAWVAEF; encoded by the coding sequence ATGATCACAGTGGGGCGAGGGCGACGCATTCTGAAGCTCGCCGGCGCAGCGACAGCAGCCGTGACAGTCCTGGCCGTGGCAGGGTGCGCGGCAGGCGACAGCGGAACCGATGGAGGGGATGGCGGAGACGTCACCATCGAGTTCGCCCAGTGGTGGGAGCCCGAGCTCCCCGACGGTGAGTTCCGGGCGCTCATCGACGAATTCGAGGACGCCAACCCGGGCGTCACGGTCAAGCTCGTGAGCGGACCGTACGCATCGACCAAGGAGCAGCTGTTCGCGGGAGCGGCCTCCGGCACCATGCCGGACGTCGTCGGCCTCGACGGCGCGTGGGTCAACGACTTCGCCTCTCAGGGAGTGATCGCAGACCTCACCGCACTCATGGAGGAGTACGACTACGACGACAGCGAGCTGGCGAGCCAGATCCAGGTCGACGACAGCACATACATGATCCCGGTGGTGAACTTCGTCTACCCGATGTTCACCAACGACACGCTGCTGGCAGATGCGGGCGTCACCGCCCCGCCGGCCACGCGCACGGAGTTCGCCGACGCGGCATCGAAAGTCTCGGCGCTCGGCGGCGACGTGTCGGGCTGGGTGCTCCCGCTCTCCCTCGAAGCGCCGAACGGCGTGCAGAACGACGTCATGTCGTGGGTGTGGGCCTCCGGAGGCTCGATGCTCGAAGACGGGCAGCCCGATCTGACGAACGACGACGTGACGTCGGCGGTCGACTTCATCGGCGGCATGTGGGATGACGGCTCGATCGCCTCCGGTTCCTTCACGATGAAGGAGCAGGACAAGGTCGAGGAGTTCACCAACGGTCGTGTCGGCATGATGATCGACTCGCTCGCGCACATCAACCTGATCCGCGAGACGAACCCCGATCTGAAGTTCTCGATCTCGGCGCTGCCGGCCGAGGACGGATACGACGGCGAGCGCGGCATCCCCTACGCATCCTGGGGCATCGGCGTCGCCGAGAACTCGGAGCACAAGGAGGCGGCATTCAAGCTGGTCGAGTTCCTCATGAGCGAGCAGACCAACTCGGAGCTCTCGACGATGGCGAACGCGTTCCCCGGCAACTCGAAGTCGGTCCCCGGGTTCGTCGAGGACGATGAGCTGTTCAAGACGGCGTTCGAGATCTACCAGGCGGGCTACCCGGCGAACGAGTTCACCGGGCTCCCCGTGGCGGAGGAGCTGATGCGTCAGCTCGGCGAGCAGCTGCAGTCGGCCTTCGACGGTCAGCAGTCGATCGACGACGCGCTCAAGAAGGCGCAGGACGCGTGGGTCGCGGAGTTCTGA
- a CDS encoding carbohydrate ABC transporter permease, which produces MSLRTSDDTEVIVTGVALSRRRRQLRKTTESYAFLSPTIILLFVLMIVPIVMVIGYSFQDNVILNKSPEFVGIGNYVEILSDPRFWKATGNTILFTVTSVVAHLVLGLAFAMMLNSPLLGRFSRSFFRALYVLPWLFTVAVIAVLWRMLLAPNGVVNFLLNTDIEWLASPQLALGTIIFINIWAGYPFFMVSLLAGLQGIPNELNEAATVDGAGAVQRFWNVTIPQLRPIIVSLVLLDLIWTSQQFALIWMTTGGGPIDVTEVLSTFTYKLAFAKYDFSLAATSAVLVLLMSMVLAVFYVRHQKARD; this is translated from the coding sequence ATGAGCCTGAGAACGTCCGACGACACCGAGGTGATCGTCACCGGAGTCGCGCTGTCGCGTCGCCGACGGCAGCTGCGCAAGACGACCGAGTCGTACGCCTTCCTCTCGCCGACCATCATCCTGCTGTTCGTGCTGATGATCGTGCCGATCGTCATGGTGATCGGCTATTCGTTCCAGGACAACGTGATCCTGAACAAGTCGCCCGAGTTCGTCGGCATCGGCAACTACGTCGAGATCCTGTCGGATCCGCGCTTCTGGAAGGCGACGGGCAACACCATCCTCTTCACGGTGACGAGCGTGGTGGCGCACCTGGTGCTCGGTCTCGCCTTCGCGATGATGCTCAACAGCCCGCTGCTCGGTCGGTTCTCACGGTCCTTCTTCCGGGCCCTGTACGTGCTGCCGTGGCTGTTCACGGTCGCCGTGATCGCCGTGCTGTGGCGGATGCTGCTGGCCCCGAACGGTGTGGTGAACTTCCTGCTCAACACCGACATCGAATGGCTCGCATCGCCGCAGCTCGCGCTCGGCACCATCATCTTCATCAACATCTGGGCGGGATACCCCTTCTTCATGGTGAGCCTGCTGGCCGGCCTCCAGGGCATCCCGAATGAGCTGAACGAGGCTGCCACCGTCGATGGCGCGGGTGCCGTGCAGCGCTTCTGGAACGTCACCATCCCGCAGCTGCGTCCCATCATCGTCAGCCTCGTGCTGCTCGACCTGATCTGGACGTCGCAGCAGTTCGCGCTCATCTGGATGACCACGGGTGGCGGACCGATCGACGTGACCGAGGTGCTCAGCACCTTCACCTACAAGCTCGCCTTCGCGAAGTACGACTTCTCGCTCGCGGCGACCTCCGCCGTGCTGGTCCTGCTCATGTCGATGGTGCTCGCCGTCTTCTACGTCCGTCACCAGAAAGCGAGGGACTGA
- a CDS encoding carbohydrate ABC transporter permease, with amino-acid sequence MALTVQNQRRVAKTGVMIGLILGAVFAAGPVLWMLSSSFKSNTQIFELPPRLVTDTFSFDAYIAIFTNPETMRFFFNSYVVAGSVTILTLLVAIQAAYAFSRFDFRGKRILNVVIVSVQAVPPITLLIPYFGLMVALGLYNSYLGLILTYMVFTLPYAIIMMTGYFNTLPKELDEAVRVDGAGSMTALWRILVPISIPGIVSVGIYTFMIAWNEYLFALTLTRTIDMRTVPIGIQLLMGQHSYEWNQIMAMSVLGSIPVLILFLIFQRYFISGLTAGSVKS; translated from the coding sequence ATGGCTCTCACCGTGCAGAACCAGCGCCGCGTCGCCAAGACCGGGGTCATGATCGGCCTCATCCTCGGAGCAGTGTTCGCCGCAGGGCCCGTGCTGTGGATGCTGTCGAGCTCGTTCAAGTCGAACACGCAGATCTTCGAACTGCCTCCTCGTCTGGTCACCGACACGTTCTCGTTCGACGCCTACATCGCGATCTTCACGAACCCCGAGACGATGCGGTTCTTCTTCAACAGCTACGTCGTCGCGGGCTCCGTCACGATCCTCACCCTCCTCGTCGCGATCCAGGCGGCGTACGCGTTCAGCCGGTTCGACTTCCGGGGCAAGCGCATCCTCAACGTCGTCATCGTCAGCGTGCAGGCCGTGCCACCCATCACCCTGCTGATCCCGTACTTCGGTCTGATGGTGGCGCTCGGGCTGTACAACTCGTACCTCGGGCTGATCCTCACCTACATGGTGTTCACGCTGCCCTACGCGATCATCATGATGACCGGCTACTTCAACACCCTCCCCAAGGAGCTCGACGAGGCCGTCCGCGTCGACGGCGCCGGATCCATGACCGCCCTGTGGCGCATCCTCGTGCCGATCTCGATCCCCGGGATCGTGTCCGTCGGCATCTACACGTTCATGATCGCGTGGAACGAGTACCTCTTCGCTCTCACCCTCACCCGCACGATCGACATGCGCACGGTGCCCATCGGCATCCAGCTGCTCATGGGGCAGCACTCGTACGAGTGGAACCAGATCATGGCGATGAGCGTGCTCGGCTCGATCCCGGTCCTCATCCTCTTCCTCATCTTCCAGCGGTACTTCATCAGCGGTCTCACGGCGGGGTCCGTGAAGAGCTGA
- a CDS encoding ketose-bisphosphate aldolase: MLYTGKSILDVANANNFAIPAFNISDWAMFNGIMDISEEKAAPVIIAIHPDEVSHITTDLIPAMHARAHRSSVPVAIHWDHGGSYEEIISAIKAGFTSVMIDASLLPFDENVALTRKVVDAAHAVGIQVEGELGTIGANDSYGESGAAEIIYTNPEDAVRFVEETGVDSLAIAIGTSHGLYPSDKNPELRHDLLEQIKAAVGIPLVLHGGSSNPDAELRRAVELGVNKINISSDIKVSYHNRMREILGTDQRLREPNAIQPAALEAMKATAAEKIELFGADGKASLY; the protein is encoded by the coding sequence GTGCTCTACACCGGCAAATCCATCCTCGATGTCGCCAATGCCAACAACTTCGCCATCCCGGCGTTCAACATCAGCGACTGGGCGATGTTCAACGGAATCATGGACATCAGCGAGGAGAAGGCCGCTCCGGTCATCATCGCGATCCACCCCGACGAGGTGTCGCACATCACCACCGACCTCATCCCCGCGATGCACGCCCGCGCCCACCGGTCGAGCGTGCCCGTCGCGATCCACTGGGACCACGGCGGAAGCTACGAGGAGATCATCTCGGCCATCAAGGCCGGCTTCACCTCGGTCATGATCGACGCATCGCTGCTGCCGTTCGACGAGAACGTCGCGCTCACGCGCAAGGTGGTCGACGCGGCGCATGCCGTCGGCATCCAGGTCGAGGGCGAACTCGGCACGATCGGCGCCAACGACAGCTACGGCGAGTCGGGAGCGGCCGAGATCATCTACACGAACCCGGAAGACGCGGTGCGCTTCGTCGAGGAGACCGGCGTCGACAGTCTCGCCATCGCGATCGGCACGTCGCACGGCCTGTACCCGAGCGACAAGAACCCCGAGCTGCGTCACGACCTGCTCGAGCAGATCAAGGCCGCGGTCGGCATCCCGCTCGTTCTGCACGGCGGATCCTCGAACCCGGATGCGGAACTCCGCCGCGCCGTCGAGCTGGGTGTGAACAAGATCAACATCTCGAGCGACATCAAGGTCTCGTACCACAACCGCATGCGCGAGATCCTCGGCACCGATCAGCGTCTGCGCGAGCCGAACGCGATCCAGCCGGCGGCGCTCGAGGCGATGAAAGCCACCGCTGCTGAGAAGATCGAGCTGTTCGGTGCGGACGGCAAGGCGTCGCTGTACTGA
- a CDS encoding ADP-dependent glucokinase/phosphofructokinase, producing MGRTLVLGLGGTVDYELKWDSSVFDRLAHAHGVRRHELTTTAPITDERSLLVAVLAFVASGTGAERFVASSEVIEDFVSHFEHAITLGGTGVRAGLVLDALGIPSVQHLVSIDDNVRRLLPDTISYICSATEDTLDPHLIVQYPVGAHVRLTDGDVLSPAPNRLIFANDPPNRRMLLATDLPTTLADAGVFLVSGFNTMQDHDLLELRLAEVQGAMRSLPDDALVYYEDAGFYTRDFADTVRRHLLPQIHVYGMNEDELQEYLGRAVNLLDTDDVIRALRAVHAIVPARALVVHTRYWAIAIGPDAARHGAALDSAVRVAATRYRVGDGLTAADVDDTDAMPRHGGGEALVAAVEAGLPGSVGVAAFSLDVATPTTVGLGDTFVGGFLAGAVRSKENV from the coding sequence GTGGGCAGAACTCTCGTACTCGGACTCGGCGGCACCGTCGACTACGAGCTGAAGTGGGATTCGTCGGTGTTCGACAGGCTGGCGCACGCGCACGGAGTGCGGCGGCACGAGCTCACCACCACGGCGCCGATCACCGACGAACGGTCGTTGCTGGTGGCGGTGCTCGCGTTCGTCGCCTCGGGGACCGGGGCGGAGCGTTTCGTCGCCTCGTCCGAGGTGATCGAGGACTTCGTGTCGCACTTCGAGCACGCGATCACGCTCGGGGGCACCGGTGTGCGAGCGGGGCTCGTGCTCGACGCCCTCGGCATCCCGAGCGTGCAGCACCTCGTCAGCATCGACGACAACGTCCGTCGTCTGCTGCCGGACACGATCTCGTACATCTGCTCGGCGACCGAGGACACCCTCGACCCGCATCTGATCGTGCAGTATCCGGTCGGCGCGCACGTGCGCCTCACGGACGGCGACGTCCTGTCGCCCGCGCCCAATCGGCTGATCTTCGCGAACGATCCGCCGAACCGGAGGATGCTGCTCGCCACCGATCTGCCGACGACGCTGGCCGACGCGGGCGTCTTCCTCGTCTCGGGATTCAACACGATGCAGGATCACGACCTGCTGGAGCTCCGGCTCGCCGAGGTGCAGGGCGCGATGCGCAGCCTCCCCGACGATGCGCTCGTCTACTACGAGGACGCGGGCTTCTACACGCGCGATTTCGCCGACACCGTGCGCCGCCATCTGCTGCCGCAGATCCATGTCTACGGCATGAACGAGGATGAGCTGCAGGAGTACCTCGGACGCGCGGTGAACCTCCTCGACACCGACGACGTCATCCGCGCCCTCCGCGCGGTGCACGCGATCGTCCCCGCGCGGGCACTCGTCGTACACACCCGCTACTGGGCTATCGCCATCGGACCGGATGCCGCCCGGCACGGTGCCGCCCTCGACTCCGCCGTCCGCGTCGCCGCCACCCGCTACCGCGTGGGTGACGGCCTGACCGCCGCGGACGTCGACGACACCGATGCGATGCCCCGCCACGGGGGAGGGGAGGCGCTCGTCGCCGCCGTCGAGGCCGGTCTGCCCGGTTCCGTCGGGGTCGCCGCATTCTCGCTCGATGTCGCCACCCCGACGACCGTCGGACTCGGCGACACGTTCGTCGGCGGCTTCCTCGCCGGAGCCGTGCGATCGAAGGAGAACGTGTGA
- a CDS encoding class I mannose-6-phosphate isomerase: MNPILLPSNRPAERFYRGGARISVFRGEASDAPREPEDWIGSTTTVNGEPLLGLTTLPDGRVLRDVIEHDPTAWLGDAHVARWGADTRLLVKLLDAGQRLPVHAHPHDDFAATHLGRAHGKAEAWYMLQGGTVHVGLREDVDAAALADLVDRQDVDALLGLLHEVEVAAGDVVWVPPGELHAIGAGILLLELQQPEDLSILLEWDGFAIDGAEAGHLGLGFELALAAVNTRGRSAADLDALIGTAPDSGSVFPAAADEYFRLERIPVDGSTVVGRGFSIVIVSGGDIEIDGRRLRIGSSLLVPDAAGVLEATGAGELLVARPPAP, from the coding sequence GTGAACCCGATCCTGCTGCCGTCCAACCGGCCCGCCGAGCGCTTCTACCGCGGCGGTGCGCGCATCAGCGTCTTCCGCGGCGAAGCCAGTGACGCTCCCCGCGAGCCGGAGGACTGGATCGGCTCGACGACCACGGTCAACGGCGAGCCCCTGCTCGGGCTCACCACTCTCCCGGACGGCCGCGTGCTGCGTGACGTGATCGAGCACGATCCGACGGCCTGGCTGGGCGATGCCCACGTCGCACGGTGGGGTGCGGACACGCGACTGCTCGTGAAGCTGTTGGACGCGGGGCAGCGGCTGCCGGTGCATGCACACCCGCACGACGACTTCGCAGCGACGCATCTCGGTCGAGCACACGGCAAGGCAGAGGCGTGGTACATGCTGCAGGGCGGCACGGTGCATGTGGGACTTCGGGAGGACGTCGATGCCGCGGCGCTCGCCGACCTCGTGGATCGGCAGGACGTGGACGCACTGCTCGGTCTGCTGCACGAGGTGGAGGTCGCTGCGGGCGACGTCGTCTGGGTGCCGCCGGGCGAACTGCACGCGATCGGCGCCGGAATCCTGCTGCTCGAACTCCAGCAGCCCGAAGATCTGTCGATCCTTCTCGAGTGGGACGGCTTCGCGATCGACGGTGCGGAGGCCGGGCATCTCGGCCTCGGCTTCGAGCTGGCGCTCGCCGCGGTGAACACCCGTGGGCGTTCGGCGGCCGACCTGGATGCGCTGATCGGAACCGCCCCCGATTCCGGTTCCGTCTTTCCAGCCGCCGCGGACGAGTACTTCCGACTCGAGCGGATCCCCGTCGACGGCTCGACCGTCGTCGGTCGCGGCTTCTCGATCGTGATCGTGAGCGGCGGTGACATCGAGATCGACGGACGGAGACTCCGCATCGGTTCCTCGCTGCTCGTGCCGGACGCGGCCGGGGTGCTCGAGGCGACGGGCGCGGGCGAGCTTCTCGTCGCCCGCCCGCCCGCGCCCTGA
- a CDS encoding DUF3817 domain-containing protein: MPEPKVASFPAIRGALKFYQIASIITGVMLLLLVAEMVLKYTPIRLELFAGGSGGLLWFAPVVEGPEGLESTGDGLNISLSILVAHGWFYVVYLFACFRMWSLMRWPFLRFILLALGGVIPLLSFFMEAIVARDVKAYLASREAAAAPAPATEGVR; this comes from the coding sequence ATGCCCGAACCGAAAGTCGCCAGCTTTCCGGCGATCCGTGGTGCGCTGAAGTTCTACCAGATCGCGTCGATCATCACCGGAGTCATGCTGCTCCTGCTGGTCGCCGAGATGGTGCTGAAGTACACGCCGATCCGACTCGAGCTCTTCGCAGGGGGATCCGGCGGTCTGCTGTGGTTCGCACCCGTGGTCGAGGGACCCGAGGGCCTCGAATCGACCGGCGACGGACTCAACATCTCGCTCTCGATCCTCGTCGCGCATGGCTGGTTCTACGTCGTCTACCTCTTCGCGTGCTTCCGGATGTGGAGCCTGATGCGCTGGCCGTTCCTGCGCTTCATCCTGCTCGCGCTCGGCGGCGTCATCCCGCTGCTGTCGTTCTTCATGGAGGCCATCGTCGCCCGCGACGTCAAGGCCTACCTCGCTTCCCGGGAGGCCGCCGCGGCCCCCGCCCCTGCCACGGAAGGTGTCCGGTGA
- the guaA gene encoding glutamine-hydrolyzing GMP synthase, producing MTEQSETQQRPALVVDFGAQYAQLIARRVREAGVYSEIVPHTATAAEIAEKNPVAIILSGGPSSVYEEGAPRLDPAVFDLGVPTLGICYGFQYMAQTLGGEVANTGLREYGATDAVISGDGGTLLGGQPAAQNVWMSHGDQVAKAPEGFDVLATTDATKVAAFANEERGFYGVQWHPEVKHSDHGQQVLENFLHKGAGLASDWNSDNVIAEQVERIREQVGDARVISALSGGVDSAVSTALVHKAIGDQLTAVFVDHGLLRKGEREQVEKDYVESTGVRLITVDAADVFLGHLKGVTDPEEKRKIIGREFIRAFEKVQLDLVAEAKASGGAPVKFLVQGTLYPDVVESGGGAGTANIKSHHNVGGLPDDLDFELIEPLRALFKDEVRAIGRELGIPEAIVGRQPFPGPGLGIRIIGEVTQDRLEILREADAIAREELTKAGLDQDIWQCPVVLLADVRSVGVQGDGRTYGHPIVLRPVSSEDAMTADWTRLPYDVLAKISNRITNGVRDVNRVVLDVTSKPPGTIEWE from the coding sequence GTGACCGAACAGTCCGAGACCCAGCAGCGCCCCGCGCTCGTCGTCGACTTCGGCGCGCAGTACGCGCAGCTGATCGCCCGCCGAGTGCGTGAGGCGGGTGTCTACAGCGAGATCGTGCCGCACACCGCCACGGCCGCCGAGATCGCCGAGAAGAACCCCGTCGCCATCATCCTCTCGGGTGGTCCGTCGTCGGTCTACGAAGAGGGCGCCCCGCGCCTCGACCCGGCCGTGTTCGACCTCGGAGTGCCCACGCTGGGCATCTGCTACGGCTTCCAGTACATGGCGCAGACGCTCGGCGGCGAGGTCGCGAACACCGGGCTTCGCGAGTACGGCGCGACGGATGCCGTCATCTCCGGCGACGGCGGCACGCTGCTCGGCGGCCAGCCGGCAGCGCAGAACGTCTGGATGAGCCACGGCGACCAGGTCGCCAAGGCGCCCGAGGGGTTCGACGTGCTCGCCACGACCGACGCGACGAAGGTCGCGGCGTTCGCGAACGAGGAGCGCGGCTTCTACGGTGTGCAGTGGCATCCCGAGGTCAAGCACTCCGACCACGGACAGCAGGTGCTCGAGAACTTCCTGCACAAGGGAGCCGGGCTCGCCTCCGACTGGAACAGCGACAACGTGATCGCCGAGCAGGTCGAGCGCATCCGCGAGCAGGTCGGTGACGCCCGCGTCATCTCCGCCCTCTCCGGCGGTGTCGACTCGGCGGTCTCGACCGCGCTCGTGCACAAGGCGATCGGCGACCAGCTGACCGCGGTGTTCGTCGACCACGGCCTTCTCCGCAAGGGCGAGCGCGAGCAGGTCGAGAAGGACTACGTCGAGTCGACCGGCGTGCGTCTGATCACGGTCGATGCGGCAGATGTCTTCCTCGGTCATCTCAAGGGCGTCACCGACCCCGAGGAGAAGCGCAAGATCATCGGGCGCGAATTCATCCGCGCTTTCGAGAAGGTGCAGCTCGACCTCGTCGCCGAGGCGAAGGCCTCGGGCGGCGCCCCGGTCAAGTTCCTCGTGCAGGGCACGCTCTACCCCGACGTCGTCGAGTCGGGCGGCGGTGCAGGCACCGCGAACATCAAGTCGCATCACAACGTCGGCGGACTGCCGGATGACCTCGACTTCGAGCTCATCGAGCCGCTGCGCGCGCTGTTCAAGGACGAGGTCCGTGCGATCGGCCGCGAGCTCGGCATCCCCGAGGCCATCGTCGGGCGCCAGCCGTTCCCCGGCCCCGGCCTCGGAATCCGTATCATCGGCGAGGTCACGCAGGACCGCCTCGAGATTCTCCGCGAGGCCGATGCCATCGCTCGCGAGGAGCTCACCAAGGCCGGACTCGACCAGGACATCTGGCAGTGCCCGGTCGTTCTCCTCGCCGACGTCCGCTCGGTCGGCGTGCAGGGCGACGGACGCACCTACGGCCACCCGATCGTGCTGCGTCCGGTGTCGAGTGAAGACGCCATGACCGCCGACTGGACACGCCTGCCCTATGACGTGCTGGCCAAGATCTCCAACCGGATCACCAACGGCGTGCGCGACGTCAACCGCGTCGTGCTCGACGTGACGTCGAAGCCGCCGGGGACCATCGAATGGGAGTGA
- a CDS encoding L-lactate dehydrogenase encodes MTKARTKITVIGAGSVGVSVAYAALIRGSAAEVALYDIATDKVDAEVLDLAHGTQFTSAAVSGGSDLAVVEGSDVIVVTAGAKQQPGQTRMELSGINARLLEKLMPQLVERAPNAVFIIVTNPADVMTVVAQRVSGLPPHRVFGSGTVLDTSRLRWRLAHRANVSTASVHADIVGEHGDTEFPLWSNATIGSVPILDWPADEPFTVDELDRIAVEVRDAAYAVIRGKGATNLAIGVSCARIAEAVLHDERAVLPVATVLDGEYGLRGVALSVPSVVGAAGAVPLAETPMSEHELALLRASADAIRAAVDELD; translated from the coding sequence ATGACCAAGGCGCGGACGAAGATCACGGTGATCGGTGCAGGCAGTGTGGGCGTCAGCGTCGCGTATGCGGCGCTGATCCGGGGGAGTGCGGCCGAGGTCGCGCTCTACGACATCGCCACCGACAAGGTGGATGCCGAGGTGCTCGATCTCGCGCACGGGACGCAGTTCACCTCCGCGGCCGTGAGCGGCGGCTCCGACCTCGCCGTCGTCGAGGGCAGCGACGTGATCGTCGTCACCGCCGGAGCGAAGCAGCAGCCGGGACAGACCCGCATGGAGCTCTCGGGCATCAACGCTCGTCTGCTCGAGAAGCTCATGCCCCAGCTCGTCGAGCGCGCGCCGAACGCCGTCTTCATCATCGTCACGAATCCGGCCGATGTGATGACGGTCGTCGCCCAGCGTGTCTCGGGCCTGCCGCCGCATCGCGTCTTCGGATCCGGAACCGTGCTCGACACGTCGCGTCTGCGCTGGCGGCTCGCGCATCGCGCGAATGTGAGCACCGCGAGCGTGCACGCCGACATCGTGGGCGAGCACGGCGACACGGAGTTCCCGCTCTGGTCGAACGCGACCATCGGCTCGGTGCCGATTCTCGACTGGCCCGCCGATGAGCCGTTCACCGTCGACGAGCTCGACCGCATCGCCGTCGAGGTGCGCGATGCGGCCTATGCCGTCATCCGCGGCAAGGGAGCCACGAATCTCGCGATCGGCGTCAGCTGCGCCCGCATCGCCGAGGCAGTGCTGCACGACGAGCGGGCGGTGCTTCCGGTCGCGACGGTGCTCGACGGCGAATACGGGCTTCGCGGTGTCGCGCTGTCGGTGCCCTCGGTGGTGGGCGCTGCCGGGGCCGTGCCGTTGGCCGAGACGCCCATGAGCGAGCACGAACTCGCACTGCTGCGGGCCTCGGCCGACGCGATCCGGGCTGCGGTCGACGAGCTCGACTGA